The Erigeron canadensis isolate Cc75 chromosome 1, C_canadensis_v1, whole genome shotgun sequence genome segment AGTCCCATCAAACTTTCATCTCCCGAATATGGTGACATACATCCAAATCGAATCAGCTCATCTTCCTCTGTAAAATTCGAGTATGATGAACTTGACGAAAACCCAGCCTGGTCATATGGCTGCCTTGGAATCATTGGCTGCGGAAAATCATTTCCTAGAAAATTCCCATCTTGCCCTTCTCCTGCTTTCCTTTCTTGTCCTCCTTCTAATTGTTCCTACATAGTAGAGGTAGATGATGATTTAGTAATGGTTCAATTTGGATTGTGATTTAATGTTAAGAAACCAGGTTGAATGGGTCAAACTAGTCAAAAGTGAGTGGCATACTTACaactatcaaaaatatatattttttatatgaaaagtacaaaaaaaaagtactcctattatatataaaatctataATTTTTATCTACTATAAATCACATATAAAGTTTGAAACAAGGAGAAAAATTGTTGGTGTGTTCCTAATATCCTAACCTTTTTGAACCATGCTAAAGTTGACCCATTTTGGACTGAGACCATTTTGATTCTTCCCAACCCAATGTGACCCACCCTCTGGTTTTGCCAACTCTATATTGCTTTGTcattaatattacaaaaaatagaagaaaaaaattatatcattgtCGAATTTAGCGCTATCTGGCTAGTTTTCTGTATCTGATACCTTTGAAGACTCAAGAATTAAGGCAGGGGAGACCCAAAAGTTAGAAGGATCATTAGGACTCTTCAATGAAGttgtttcatttaaaatacGCGTTGTCTGATAACAAGAAGTGAAAGGACTTGAAAAATTACTCTCACTGCCCACTGGCTCGTTTATAATCTTTGAACTGCCTCCAGTGCCCTTTGATCTCGGTTTACGTTTGAAATAGCTTGTTTTCTGCTCATTCCTTTTCATCACACGACACAAAGAAAACGGCCCCTGCAGTTAAATCAAGTGAATTAGTTAGCACCTAATCCTTATAATTTGTAAAGCATTCAATAGCTAAAGGTAGCAAGGTCAAAACTCATTTAACAAATTTACTTGAAAACTTGGTGTCCCATGAATAATATTGTCACATAACCGATACTCATGCATGACCCAACTAGTTCGATCACCAAATGGAGCTCGTCCACGATAGAAAACAAGGGTCTTGCGGTATCCTACAATAGTTGATTGGCTTAGGACTTTGTGGTCCTTTCCTGTGGCTTTCCAGTAACCAGCATTTGTAGCTCGATTCGTACGTGATCCATTTGGGTATTTTCGGTCACGAGGACAAAAAAAGAACCACTCCATGTCTTGCTTTGGAAGGAATGATTTATCTGTCATTCAAcattcatatattaattaattagataacATATTAAAACATAAAGGCCAAGACTAgctatattaaaatataataaactaagCTAGAATCAAACTTTAACACAAAGTTAATTAAACTCTAAATTAGGCTTGTGAAACTATATATGCAGCTTACCAGGCAAATCCCATGGATCAAACTTGTATAGCTTAACAACCGGAATAACTTCAAGTTCGATTTCAAAACCTTCGACTTTCCTTTTCAAGTAATATCCGATTAGTTCTTCGTCCGTGGGATGAAAACGAAACCCTGGTGGCAATGATGCACCTTCCATTTTTCTTTCCTAAACTTTTTCTATATGATCAAGAGAAATTGCAGCTAAAGCTAGTAAACAAATTAGTTAAGAGATAGTATTAGAAATTTAAGTAGCCAAATTGTAactattgaaaatttgaaatatcCAGAAATAGAAACTTTTCTCAA includes the following:
- the LOC122585639 gene encoding NAC domain-containing protein 71-like is translated as MEGASLPPGFRFHPTDEELIGYYLKRKVEGFEIELEVIPVVKLYKFDPWDLPDKSFLPKQDMEWFFFCPRDRKYPNGSRTNRATNAGYWKATGKDHKVLSQSTIVGYRKTLVFYRGRAPFGDRTSWVMHEYRLCDNIIHGTPSFQGPFSLCRVMKRNEQKTSYFKRKPRSKGTGGSSKIINEPVGSESNFSSPFTSCYQTTRILNETTSLKSPNDPSNFWVSPALILESSKEQLEGGQERKAGEGQDGNFLGNDFPQPMIPRQPYDQAGFSSSSSYSNFTEEDELIRFGCMSPYSGDESLMGLFGNEDHTLYEGYEWTN